The Candidatus Sulfotelmatobacter sp. genome has a window encoding:
- a CDS encoding substrate-binding domain-containing protein, translated as MTSLLRAAALALATLVTIPTATFAQTAQTAPAALAAIPAGHDDDLRLFVPGQPVVKGPAALAAMPKADLIVWVAGNQFFAMEDLVRTFQTTHPHAAVVVVTLPPGLELDGILHGGFRYEGHDYPGRPDVYATVDLGPLRQLRDAKLATSYATYMHNELTLLVAQGNPKHITGVDDLGRPDVRVSLPNPTNEGIMTYYAKPMLERHGLYAKLVGDHDCQACQSAPNVYLTAVHHRETPERLADGRTDVGIVWKTEAIAAMAAGAKVQAVALPPADNERAAVSYYLTPLTANPTHVALARAYVGFVTAPAGQDVYTKYGFVGADAAERASRPI; from the coding sequence ATGACGTCCCTGCTTCGCGCCGCGGCGCTCGCCCTCGCAACGCTCGTCACGATCCCGACCGCTACCTTCGCACAGACCGCGCAGACCGCGCCGGCGGCGTTGGCCGCCATCCCGGCCGGTCACGACGACGACCTGCGCCTGTTCGTGCCGGGTCAACCGGTCGTCAAAGGCCCGGCCGCGCTGGCCGCCATGCCGAAGGCCGATCTGATCGTGTGGGTCGCCGGCAACCAGTTCTTCGCGATGGAAGACCTGGTGCGCACCTTCCAAACCACCCACCCGCACGCCGCCGTCGTCGTCGTCACGCTGCCGCCCGGGCTCGAGCTCGACGGCATCCTGCACGGCGGCTTCCGCTACGAAGGCCACGACTACCCCGGCCGCCCCGACGTCTACGCGACCGTCGACCTGGGCCCGCTGCGCCAACTGCGCGACGCCAAGCTGGCGACCTCGTACGCGACCTACATGCACAACGAGCTCACGCTGCTGGTCGCGCAAGGCAACCCCAAGCACATCACCGGCGTCGACGACCTCGGCCGCCCCGACGTGCGCGTCTCGCTGCCGAACCCGACCAACGAAGGCATCATGACCTACTACGCCAAGCCGATGCTCGAGCGGCACGGGCTGTACGCCAAGCTGGTCGGCGATCACGACTGTCAGGCCTGCCAATCGGCGCCCAACGTCTACCTGACGGCGGTCCATCACCGCGAGACGCCCGAGCGCCTCGCCGACGGTCGCACCGACGTCGGCATCGTCTGGAAGACGGAGGCGATCGCCGCCATGGCCGCCGGCGCGAAGGTCCAAGCGGTGGCGCTCCCGCCGGCCGACAACGAGCGTGCCGCGGTCTCGTACTACCTCACGCCCCTGACCGCCAACCCGACTCATGTCGCACTGGCGCGGGCCTACGTCGGCTTCGTGACCGCCCCGGCGGGACAGGACGTCTACACCAAGTACGGCTTCGTCGGGGCCGACGCGGCCGAGCGCGCCAGCCGGCCGATCTGA
- a CDS encoding methyl-accepting chemotaxis protein, giving the protein MGRARIAGKLALCFLVPALILAVGAVVALRGAHDVAVRGETATQTLAHAAQIQAVLADVRQLESGLRGYAATGDKSYLGDGTVIRAHIDTQMSALTAYAKTHPEFQHYVDDATARLQLITSLIDQVTFTLEAGRHKAALASLGILRDQIAQFGQIGQGVGGADVADTSLAERVVSGAFGDAQRLAYVLLIFCVAALAASVLAALVLGRSLSSRLARVNAAIAAVVDDDFAVLSAAFADLARGRLGGTMTVIERDPLTDRDGDEIGDLARRYNALAAGIADVSRQYASAATRLRGLLLSVSGASTELAAINDAIAAEAGGVSGTIDGFVNAMGILADGALANSERIDESGAAVEELARAADQIATGALEQAGSVQAIVGAVERLDEELRALGTVGSELATAARSARAHGRDSRGAVLDTAEAIRRIDGAAQASAEAMRRLEARSNDVAQIVAAIDEIADQTNLLALNAAIEAARAGEAGRGFAVVADEIRKLAERSNVSTREIAAILGAMRKETADAGEGIRGSSASLTDGLARADKATGALDVLQRAIDDASAVAEDLAARVDVMARTSADVSRNVASVSAVVEQNARGADEMRATARDVTQVILPVAVATREQSASAQSVAHASRTAAARVREMRLRTNGARERTGALADAVAAFDIGEERGAGTALAADPFTLLDARPERTALPA; this is encoded by the coding sequence ATGGGCCGCGCACGCATCGCGGGGAAGCTGGCCCTCTGCTTCCTCGTTCCGGCATTGATCTTGGCCGTCGGCGCGGTCGTCGCGCTGCGCGGCGCTCACGACGTCGCGGTCCGCGGCGAGACCGCGACGCAAACGCTCGCGCACGCCGCGCAGATCCAAGCGGTCCTGGCCGACGTTCGTCAGCTCGAAAGCGGGCTGCGCGGCTACGCCGCGACCGGCGACAAGTCGTACCTGGGCGACGGCACCGTCATCCGCGCGCACATCGACACGCAGATGAGCGCCCTCACCGCGTACGCCAAGACGCATCCGGAGTTCCAGCACTACGTCGACGACGCGACCGCGCGGCTGCAGCTGATCACCTCGCTCATCGATCAGGTGACCTTCACGCTGGAGGCCGGTCGGCACAAGGCCGCGCTGGCGTCGCTGGGCATCCTACGCGATCAGATCGCGCAGTTCGGCCAGATCGGTCAGGGCGTCGGCGGCGCCGACGTGGCCGACACCTCGCTGGCCGAACGGGTCGTCTCCGGCGCCTTCGGCGACGCGCAGCGGCTCGCGTACGTGCTGCTGATCTTCTGCGTCGCGGCACTGGCGGCCAGCGTGCTGGCCGCGCTGGTGCTCGGGCGCTCGCTCTCGAGCCGGCTGGCGCGCGTCAACGCCGCCATCGCGGCGGTCGTCGACGACGACTTCGCCGTCCTCTCGGCCGCCTTCGCCGACCTCGCGCGCGGCCGGCTCGGCGGCACGATGACCGTGATCGAGCGCGACCCGCTGACCGATCGCGACGGCGACGAGATCGGGGACCTCGCACGGCGCTACAACGCGCTCGCCGCGGGGATCGCCGACGTCTCGCGCCAGTACGCCTCGGCGGCGACGCGCTTGCGGGGCTTGCTGCTCAGCGTCTCGGGCGCCTCGACCGAGCTGGCCGCGATCAACGACGCGATCGCGGCGGAAGCCGGCGGCGTCAGCGGCACCATCGACGGCTTCGTCAACGCGATGGGCATCTTGGCCGACGGCGCGCTGGCCAACTCCGAGCGCATCGACGAGTCCGGCGCCGCGGTCGAAGAGCTGGCGCGCGCGGCCGACCAGATCGCGACCGGAGCGCTCGAACAGGCCGGATCGGTGCAAGCGATCGTCGGCGCGGTCGAGCGGCTCGACGAGGAGCTGCGTGCGCTCGGCACCGTCGGCAGCGAGCTGGCGACCGCGGCGCGCAGCGCGCGGGCGCACGGCCGTGACAGCCGCGGCGCCGTGCTCGACACGGCCGAAGCGATCCGACGCATCGACGGTGCCGCGCAAGCCTCGGCCGAGGCGATGCGGCGGCTCGAAGCGCGCTCGAACGACGTCGCGCAGATCGTCGCGGCGATCGACGAGATCGCCGATCAGACGAACCTGCTCGCGCTCAACGCGGCGATCGAGGCGGCGCGCGCCGGCGAGGCCGGCCGCGGTTTCGCCGTCGTCGCCGACGAGATCCGCAAGCTGGCGGAGCGCTCGAACGTGAGCACGCGCGAGATCGCCGCCATCCTGGGCGCGATGCGCAAGGAGACAGCCGACGCCGGCGAGGGCATCCGCGGCTCGTCGGCCTCACTGACCGACGGACTCGCCCGCGCCGACAAGGCGACGGGAGCGCTCGACGTGCTGCAGCGCGCGATCGACGACGCGTCCGCGGTCGCCGAAGACTTGGCCGCACGTGTCGACGTGATGGCCCGCACCAGCGCCGACGTCTCGCGCAACGTCGCCAGCGTCTCGGCGGTGGTCGAGCAGAACGCGCGCGGGGCCGACGAGATGCGCGCGACCGCGCGCGACGTGACGCAGGTGATCCTGCCCGTCGCGGTCGCGACGCGCGAGCAATCGGCCAGCGCGCAAAGCGTCGCGCACGCCAGCCGCACGGCGGCCGCGCGCGTGCGCGAGATGCGCTTGCGCACCAACGGCGCGCGCGAGCGCACCGGCGCTTTGGCGGACGCCGTGGCCGCCTTCGACATCGGCGAGGAACGCGGAGCGGGAACCGCGCTCGCGGCCGATCCATTCACCCTCCTGGACGCTCGTCCTGAAAGGACCGCACTCCCCGCATGA
- the modA gene encoding molybdate ABC transporter substrate-binding protein: MRRSSFVASVAAAVLAGGATAVRAEAPLVVLAPLNSDRPLSDIIKAFAAKHGGATVRPFFGRPDMLFGQLAAGAPCDVFVSSIAELSAQALDKHLVDPFRPMCKLVPTIIVAKGNPLHITGLADLARKGVRLSVGDDATPIGRFTHAVIKRATKTYGADFPEKFEANVVSHGVNTKGVTGQVNSGSADAGIVFTSDLYGDEMQRAQEVPIDPALGGSIQNEIAVATGSTNKPLAKAFVDYVLSPDGQAVFHHYRFG; this comes from the coding sequence GTGCGCAGATCGTCCTTCGTCGCATCCGTCGCCGCGGCCGTCTTGGCCGGCGGCGCGACCGCCGTGCGCGCCGAGGCGCCACTGGTGGTGCTGGCGCCGCTCAACTCCGACCGCCCCTTGAGCGACATCATCAAGGCCTTTGCCGCCAAGCATGGCGGTGCGACGGTGCGCCCGTTCTTCGGCCGTCCCGACATGCTCTTCGGCCAGCTCGCGGCCGGCGCGCCGTGCGACGTCTTCGTCTCGTCGATCGCGGAGCTCTCGGCGCAAGCCCTCGACAAGCACCTGGTCGACCCGTTCCGTCCGATGTGCAAGCTGGTCCCGACGATCATCGTCGCCAAGGGCAACCCGCTGCACATCACCGGCCTGGCCGATCTCGCCCGCAAAGGCGTGCGGCTCTCCGTCGGCGACGACGCCACGCCCATCGGCCGCTTCACCCACGCGGTCATCAAGCGCGCCACGAAGACCTACGGCGCCGACTTCCCCGAGAAGTTCGAAGCCAACGTCGTTTCGCACGGCGTCAACACCAAGGGCGTGACCGGTCAGGTCAACAGCGGCTCGGCCGATGCCGGCATCGTCTTCACGTCCGACCTGTACGGCGACGAGATGCAGCGCGCGCAGGAAGTGCCGATCGATCCGGCGCTCGGCGGTTCGATCCAGAACGAGATCGCGGTCGCGACCGGCAGCACGAACAAGCCGTTGGCCAAGGCCTTCGTCGACTACGTGCTCTCGCCGGACGGCCAAGCCGTCTTCCACCACTATCGATTCGGCTGA
- the dnaX gene encoding DNA polymerase III subunit gamma/tau, which produces MSLYRTWRPLTFADLVGQDAVVKTLTTALETGRLAHAYLFSGPRGSGKTSAAKILARCIECVNGPTATPDNTCENCRAILEGTALDVLEIDAASNRGIDEIRALRDAVKFAPSVMRKKVYIIDEAHMLTKEGANAFLKTLEEPPEWAVFILATTAPEVLPPTILSRCQRYAFRRIAIPTMIERMREIAAAEGIVIDDAALGAIAYRADGGLRDALTMLEQVAAFANGPVDDAVVDAAFGQTGRGFARALRDAALDGDAALTLRIIDEASDAGSDMTGLIRSTIGEFRHLLVARVNPELLARDLAEDDAAVARERAAVTPQVRLVRALRVLADALAAARGSGNARLELESAILRFVLQGEDPSLDALATRVALLEGGEATPRPLAPPAAKPAPPPAPPPAKPAPPPVPPPSTPKPAAAAKAEPVAPKAAPMELSLTKLRTLWQSIRMRAEGQKTSLRAALSRATVAGLDGTVLTLRVPDPINADVLKRDLETVRKAIAEVTGQTLEVRVAVGSAQPPPEDGLAAEDGEDGDDLMRYALEKLT; this is translated from the coding sequence GTGTCGCTCTACCGCACCTGGCGGCCGCTGACGTTCGCCGATCTGGTCGGCCAGGACGCGGTGGTCAAAACGCTGACGACGGCGCTCGAGACCGGACGCCTCGCCCATGCCTATCTGTTCTCCGGCCCGCGCGGCTCGGGCAAGACTTCGGCGGCCAAGATCCTGGCGCGCTGCATCGAGTGCGTCAACGGCCCGACCGCCACGCCCGACAACACATGCGAGAACTGCCGCGCGATCCTGGAGGGGACCGCGCTCGACGTGCTGGAGATCGACGCCGCCTCGAACCGCGGGATCGACGAGATTCGCGCGCTGCGCGACGCGGTCAAGTTCGCGCCCTCGGTGATGCGCAAGAAAGTCTACATCATCGACGAGGCGCACATGCTGACCAAGGAGGGCGCCAACGCCTTCCTCAAGACGCTCGAAGAGCCGCCGGAATGGGCCGTCTTCATCTTGGCGACGACCGCGCCGGAAGTGCTGCCGCCGACGATCCTCTCGCGCTGCCAGCGCTACGCGTTCCGGCGCATCGCGATCCCGACCATGATCGAGCGCATGCGCGAGATCGCCGCCGCCGAAGGGATCGTGATCGACGACGCGGCGCTGGGCGCGATCGCGTATCGCGCGGACGGCGGCTTGCGCGATGCGCTGACGATGCTCGAGCAGGTCGCCGCGTTCGCCAACGGCCCGGTCGACGACGCCGTCGTCGACGCGGCGTTCGGTCAGACCGGCCGCGGCTTCGCGCGCGCGCTGCGCGACGCGGCGCTCGACGGTGACGCGGCGCTGACGCTGCGCATCATCGACGAAGCCTCCGACGCCGGCAGCGACATGACCGGACTGATCCGCAGCACGATCGGCGAGTTCCGCCACCTGCTGGTCGCGCGCGTCAACCCCGAGTTGCTCGCGCGCGACTTGGCCGAAGACGACGCCGCGGTCGCGCGCGAGCGCGCCGCCGTGACGCCGCAGGTGCGCTTGGTGCGCGCGCTGCGCGTGCTGGCCGACGCGTTGGCCGCCGCGCGCGGCTCCGGCAACGCCCGCCTGGAGCTCGAGAGCGCGATCCTGCGCTTCGTGCTGCAAGGCGAGGACCCGAGCCTGGACGCCCTGGCGACCCGGGTCGCGCTGCTCGAAGGCGGCGAGGCCACTCCCCGTCCGCTCGCCCCGCCGGCGGCCAAGCCCGCGCCGCCGCCCGCGCCCCCGCCGGCCAAGCCGGCGCCGCCGCCCGTGCCGCCCCCGAGCACGCCCAAGCCCGCCGCCGCGGCCAAGGCCGAGCCGGTCGCCCCGAAGGCCGCGCCGATGGAGCTCTCGCTGACCAAGCTGCGCACCCTTTGGCAGAGCATCCGCATGCGCGCCGAGGGACAGAAGACCTCGCTGCGCGCCGCGCTCTCGCGCGCGACGGTGGCCGGGCTCGACGGCACCGTGCTCACGCTGCGCGTCCCCGACCCGATCAACGCCGACGTGCTCAAGCGCGACCTCGAGACGGTGCGCAAAGCGATCGCCGAGGTGACCGGGCAGACGCTCGAGGTCCGGGTCGCGGTCGGCTCCGCCCAGCCGCCGCCCGAGGACGGCCTCGCCGCCGAGGACGGCGAAGACGGCGACGACCTGATGCGCTACGCGCTCGAGAAGCTCACCTGA
- a CDS encoding YbaB/EbfC family nucleoid-associated protein, which translates to MNPNQMRQLQKLQQEMQKAQEDIQNATAEGTAAGGAVTVAISGDFRVSKVTLKPEVVDPADVEMLEDLLVVALADAHKKIEEFAAKRMSAATGGMRIPGM; encoded by the coding sequence GTGAACCCCAACCAGATGCGCCAGCTGCAGAAGCTGCAGCAAGAGATGCAAAAGGCGCAGGAAGACATTCAGAACGCGACCGCGGAGGGAACGGCCGCCGGCGGCGCCGTGACGGTCGCGATCAGCGGCGACTTCCGCGTCAGCAAGGTGACGCTCAAGCCCGAGGTCGTCGACCCCGCGGACGTCGAGATGCTCGAAGACCTGCTGGTCGTCGCGTTGGCCGACGCGCACAAGAAGATCGAAGAGTTCGCCGCCAAACGCATGAGCGCCGCGACCGGCGGCATGCGCATCCCCGGTATGTGA
- the recR gene encoding recombination mediator RecR, with translation MAGPVQALINEFSKLPTVGPKTAARLVFHLLNRPRADAEALADAIVALKEKVRLCSRCFSITEDDPCAICDDPRRNAALVCVVAEAKDVFAIERTSAYDGRYHVLGGLISPMDGIGPSQLRVRELVDRVASESPREVVVATNPNAEGEATALYLSRLLSPSGVNVTRLAYGLPIGGDLDYADENTLARAIEGRRTL, from the coding sequence ATCGCGGGCCCGGTCCAGGCCCTGATCAACGAGTTCAGCAAACTGCCGACGGTCGGTCCCAAGACCGCCGCGCGGCTGGTGTTCCATTTGCTGAACCGGCCGCGCGCCGACGCCGAAGCGCTGGCCGACGCGATCGTCGCGCTCAAGGAGAAGGTGCGGCTGTGCTCGCGCTGCTTCTCGATCACCGAAGACGACCCGTGCGCGATCTGCGACGACCCGCGGCGCAATGCCGCGCTGGTCTGCGTCGTCGCCGAGGCGAAGGACGTGTTCGCGATCGAGCGCACCTCGGCGTACGACGGGCGCTACCACGTGCTGGGCGGCTTGATCTCGCCGATGGACGGCATCGGCCCCTCGCAGCTGCGCGTGCGCGAGCTGGTCGATCGGGTCGCCAGCGAGTCGCCGCGCGAGGTCGTGGTCGCCACCAACCCCAACGCGGAAGGCGAAGCGACCGCGCTCTACCTCTCGCGACTGCTTTCCCCCAGCGGCGTCAACGTCACCCGGCTGGCGTACGGCTTGCCGATCGGCGGCGACCTCGACTACGCCGACGAGAACACGCTGGCGCGCGCCATCGAAGGCCGCCGCACGCTCTAG
- a CDS encoding MOSC domain-containing protein, giving the protein MQLGTLAAAWRYPVKSLRAEPLSRAAIDADGLAGDRTGALVVATPTHARAGKTYRGKESPRLHLTDDPLAAVAGAAADGVAVAVDRSAPRWFDAGDVSLLLDLWVHDVEALVGEPLDPLRWRPNLYVTAAPGVELREPDLVGATLAVGSARLRVVATIERCVTTTYDVATGASNPAVLREVAQRRDNVVGVYCAVVAPGEVAVGDAVTLAFP; this is encoded by the coding sequence ATGCAGCTGGGAACCCTGGCCGCCGCGTGGCGCTATCCGGTGAAATCGCTGCGGGCCGAACCGCTCTCACGCGCCGCGATCGACGCCGACGGGCTCGCGGGCGATCGTACCGGCGCGCTGGTGGTGGCAACGCCCACGCACGCCCGGGCCGGTAAGACCTATCGCGGCAAAGAGTCGCCGCGCCTGCACCTCACCGACGACCCGCTCGCGGCCGTCGCCGGCGCCGCGGCCGACGGCGTCGCGGTCGCGGTCGACCGGAGCGCGCCGCGCTGGTTCGACGCCGGCGACGTCTCGCTGCTGCTCGACCTGTGGGTGCACGACGTGGAAGCGCTGGTCGGCGAGCCGCTCGATCCGCTGCGTTGGCGGCCCAACCTGTACGTGACCGCCGCGCCCGGCGTCGAGCTGCGCGAGCCCGACCTGGTCGGCGCGACGCTCGCCGTCGGCAGCGCGCGGCTCCGGGTCGTCGCGACGATCGAGCGCTGCGTCACGACCACCTACGACGTCGCGACCGGCGCGTCGAACCCGGCCGTGCTGCGCGAGGTCGCCCAGCGGCGCGACAACGTGGTCGGCGTCTACTGCGCGGTCGTCGCGCCCGGCGAGGTCGCCGTCGGCGACGCCGTCACGCTCGCGTTTCCGTAA
- a CDS encoding DUF4350 domain-containing protein — protein sequence MRRELWVALGLLALVFVLAWSTRKEPQPTPGVTHGSADVAQGGYAAWYELLEREGLHPRRFDAPHEDLAADGVGTLVLAFPGAGVDADWDAVERDALHAWVHGGGRLVDIGPEPALRGARDEHADVVLAPAATRPGALRGPWAALVGSLTARGDARIRVRPHTRLHVITLLADAAGALVVRYRDGRGEVVAVASGAPFENRNLARAGDARLAYLLAALPGGGGLAFDEAVRGDVVDRPWYRALDVRERVALAFLVLAGLAWLAYGLLPLGPPVRLIAAREPTSSEFLDAFAALYARARLRDHAADALLADAERRLQRAPRTPVIRQLAADVHAARDVAVRQDRQLVALAVLSRSVREETTGGGDPAGRSGPSARRPDSRRRRR from the coding sequence ATGAGACGCGAGCTGTGGGTCGCGCTCGGATTGCTGGCGCTGGTCTTCGTCCTGGCCTGGTCGACGCGCAAAGAGCCGCAGCCCACGCCCGGCGTCACGCACGGGAGCGCCGACGTCGCGCAAGGCGGCTACGCGGCCTGGTACGAGCTGCTCGAACGCGAAGGCCTGCACCCGCGGCGCTTCGATGCGCCGCACGAGGACCTGGCGGCCGACGGCGTCGGCACGCTGGTCCTGGCGTTCCCCGGTGCGGGCGTCGACGCGGATTGGGACGCGGTGGAGCGCGACGCGCTGCACGCGTGGGTGCACGGCGGCGGACGGCTGGTCGACATCGGGCCCGAGCCGGCGTTGCGCGGTGCGCGCGACGAGCACGCCGACGTCGTCCTGGCGCCGGCAGCGACGCGGCCGGGCGCGCTGCGCGGTCCGTGGGCGGCGCTGGTCGGTTCGCTGACGGCGCGCGGTGACGCACGCATTCGCGTGCGCCCCCACACCCGGTTACACGTGATCACGCTGTTGGCCGACGCGGCCGGCGCGCTGGTCGTGCGCTACCGCGACGGCCGCGGCGAGGTCGTCGCGGTCGCCTCCGGCGCGCCGTTCGAGAACCGCAACCTGGCGCGCGCCGGCGATGCGCGGCTGGCGTATCTGCTGGCGGCGCTGCCCGGCGGCGGCGGGCTCGCGTTCGACGAAGCGGTGCGCGGCGACGTCGTCGACCGGCCGTGGTACCGCGCGCTCGACGTGCGCGAACGGGTCGCGCTGGCGTTCCTGGTGCTGGCGGGACTGGCGTGGCTGGCCTACGGGCTGCTGCCGCTGGGGCCGCCCGTGCGCCTGATCGCCGCGCGCGAGCCGACCTCGTCGGAGTTTCTCGACGCGTTCGCCGCGCTGTATGCGCGCGCACGGCTGCGCGACCACGCCGCCGACGCGCTGCTGGCCGACGCCGAGCGGCGGCTGCAGCGCGCGCCGCGCACGCCGGTCATCCGGCAGCTCGCCGCCGACGTCCACGCCGCGCGCGACGTCGCGGTCCGCCAGGACCGGCAACTGGTCGCGCTCGCCGTTCTGTCCCGTTCCGTCCGAGAGGAGACCACTGGTGGAGGAGACCCCGCTGGCCGTTCCGGCCCGTCTGCGCGCCGGCCTGACTCGCGTCGTCGTCGGCGCTGA
- a CDS encoding MoxR family ATPase — translation MEETPLAVPARLRAGLTRVVVGADRAAFTLLVALLANGHALIEGVPGTAKTLTVRVLARLLGVDFTRIQFTPDLMPSDVVGTTVFDQRSATFSLRRGPVFTNVLLADEINRTPPKTQAALLEAMEERRVTIDGTTHDLPAPFLVCATQNPVEFEGTYPLPEAQLDRFLVRVRTGYPAADDERALIARAVAGFDAHDLAAAGVEPVVSRVELLAAQAAVRTVHVAESLQRYLYDVVAATRSSPDVALGASPRAALALVIATQAAAALDERTFATSDDVKDVAGAVLAHRILVRPEAELDGTTAEDVVDRVLAAVPTPAR, via the coding sequence GTGGAGGAGACCCCGCTGGCCGTTCCGGCCCGTCTGCGCGCCGGCCTGACTCGCGTCGTCGTCGGCGCTGACCGTGCGGCGTTCACGCTGCTGGTCGCGCTGCTGGCGAACGGGCACGCGCTGATCGAAGGCGTTCCCGGCACCGCCAAGACGTTGACCGTGCGCGTCCTGGCGCGGCTGTTGGGCGTCGACTTCACGCGCATCCAATTCACGCCCGACCTGATGCCCTCCGACGTCGTCGGCACGACCGTCTTCGATCAGCGCAGCGCGACCTTTTCGCTGCGCCGCGGCCCCGTCTTCACCAACGTGCTGCTGGCCGACGAGATCAATCGCACGCCGCCCAAGACGCAAGCCGCCTTGCTCGAAGCGATGGAGGAACGGCGGGTCACGATCGACGGCACGACGCACGACCTGCCCGCGCCGTTCCTGGTCTGCGCGACCCAGAACCCGGTCGAGTTCGAAGGCACCTATCCACTGCCCGAAGCGCAGCTCGATCGCTTTCTCGTCCGCGTGCGAACCGGCTATCCGGCCGCGGACGACGAACGCGCGCTGATCGCGCGCGCCGTCGCCGGCTTCGACGCGCACGACTTGGCCGCCGCCGGCGTCGAACCGGTCGTCAGCCGCGTCGAGCTGCTCGCCGCGCAGGCTGCCGTACGCACCGTGCACGTCGCCGAGTCGCTGCAGCGCTACCTGTACGACGTCGTCGCCGCGACGCGCTCGTCGCCGGACGTCGCGCTGGGCGCCAGCCCGCGCGCGGCGCTGGCGCTGGTGATCGCGACGCAGGCGGCGGCCGCGCTCGACGAGCGCACCTTCGCGACGTCCGACGACGTCAAGGACGTGGCCGGAGCGGTGCTGGCCCATCGCATCCTCGTGCGGCCGGAGGCCGAGCTCGACGGGACGACCGCCGAGGACGTCGTCGACCGCGTGCTGGCCGCCGTTCCGACGCCCGCGCGCTGA
- a CDS encoding DUF58 domain-containing protein produces MFWLAPRGVALLLAAAIAAFALASVAPAWVALLVPLALVVALVLGDGLALRAPVEVERLAPPRLALARHDAFHYTVRNRAAAARTIALVEAPADKLAIDLDEQRASLPPRSSLELTIGVVPRERGRTALRGFSFRLRTAFGFVERRRTVAAPVELRVMPDLSALDRSGDPVARAKLIEASLRRLRRRGAGGEFSTLREYGPDDEFRAIDWKASARRGRTMVAQYEVERSQQIVVALDAGRLMTARLGDRRKLDYAVSAALAIAAIARLAADRVGVLAFAGRVLARVAPGAGAAHAARLTDVLSDLEPTLEEADYERAFIALEREVKRRSLIVLFTDLFDPVASSAVLAATRILQPRHLVLVVLMNDAAIETALARVPADVEDAYRAAVAATLADERARALAALRDRGILVVDVPAAELTVALLDAYVAVKSRGLL; encoded by the coding sequence ATGTTCTGGCTGGCGCCGCGCGGCGTGGCGCTGCTGCTGGCGGCGGCGATCGCGGCGTTCGCGCTGGCGAGCGTCGCGCCGGCCTGGGTCGCGCTGCTCGTCCCGCTGGCGCTGGTCGTCGCGCTGGTGCTCGGCGACGGGCTGGCGCTGCGCGCGCCGGTCGAGGTCGAGCGCCTCGCGCCGCCGCGCCTCGCGCTCGCGCGGCACGACGCGTTTCACTATACGGTGCGCAACCGCGCCGCGGCCGCGCGCACGATCGCGCTGGTCGAAGCCCCGGCCGACAAGCTCGCGATCGATCTCGACGAACAGCGCGCCTCGCTGCCGCCGCGCTCGTCGCTCGAGCTGACGATCGGCGTCGTCCCGCGCGAGCGCGGCCGCACGGCGCTGCGCGGCTTCTCGTTTCGGCTGCGCACGGCGTTCGGTTTCGTCGAACGGCGGCGGACGGTGGCGGCACCGGTCGAGCTGCGGGTGATGCCCGACCTCTCGGCGCTCGATCGCAGCGGCGATCCGGTCGCGCGCGCCAAGCTGATCGAAGCCAGCCTGCGCCGTTTGCGCCGGCGCGGCGCGGGCGGTGAGTTCTCGACGCTGCGCGAGTACGGCCCCGACGACGAGTTCCGCGCCATCGACTGGAAGGCGTCGGCGCGGCGCGGCCGCACGATGGTCGCGCAGTACGAGGTCGAGCGCTCGCAGCAGATCGTCGTCGCGCTCGACGCCGGACGCCTGATGACCGCGCGCCTGGGCGATCGGCGCAAGCTCGACTACGCCGTCTCGGCGGCGCTGGCGATCGCCGCCATCGCGCGCCTGGCCGCCGACCGCGTCGGCGTGCTGGCCTTCGCCGGCCGCGTCCTGGCGCGGGTCGCGCCCGGCGCCGGCGCCGCGCACGCCGCGCGCCTGACCGACGTCCTCTCCGACCTCGAGCCCACGTTGGAAGAAGCCGACTACGAGCGCGCGTTCATCGCGCTCGAGCGCGAGGTCAAGCGCCGCAGCCTGATCGTGCTGTTCACCGACCTGTTCGATCCGGTCGCCTCGAGCGCGGTGCTGGCCGCGACCCGCATCCTGCAGCCGCGTCATCTGGTGCTGGTCGTGCTGATGAACGACGCCGCGATCGAGACCGCGCTCGCGCGCGTGCCGGCCGACGTCGAGGACGCCTATCGCGCGGCCGTCGCCGCGACGCTGGCCGACGAACGTGCCCGCGCGCTGGCCGCGCTGCGCGACCGCGGCATCCTGGTCGTCGACGTCCCCGCCGCCGAGCTGACCGTCGCCCTCCTCGACGCGTACGTCGCCGTCAAGTCGCGCGGCTTGTTGTAG